The following are encoded together in the Candidatus Flexicrinis proximus genome:
- a CDS encoding glycosyltransferase family 2 protein, which translates to MTDLGIVIVNYNTRDQLRRALQTVSASTGLSFKVVVVDNASPDDSVAMVQREFPAVHVIASEKNGGFSYANNLGLRWLGFSEDGFTAEAPRYALLLNPDTETPPDTLAAMLRFMDTHSDAGMSGCKLLQADGSLDLACRRSFPTPLVAFYHFSGLGKLFPQSPRFARYNLTFKDPDGTYEVDSLVGAFTLVRREALAQIGLMDETFFMYGEDIDWCYRVKHAGWKVMYVGSEHILHLKGTVGRKSAKARYEFARSMLLFYRKHYRHGTSFPVHLAVLAALAFKGGRPMWAEIRHPTPFLPTAYPIALASGVLPTGVSGGDPAPAPVSTIGAPSAVPVPSDDHDMQRIPQ; encoded by the coding sequence ATGACCGACCTCGGCATCGTCATCGTCAATTACAACACCCGCGATCAACTGCGCCGCGCGCTCCAGACCGTTAGCGCGAGCACGGGTCTTTCATTTAAAGTGGTCGTCGTCGACAACGCCAGCCCGGACGACAGCGTCGCTATGGTGCAGCGCGAGTTTCCGGCGGTTCATGTCATCGCCAGTGAAAAGAACGGCGGCTTCAGCTACGCCAACAATCTCGGCTTGCGCTGGCTGGGCTTCAGCGAGGACGGCTTCACCGCCGAGGCTCCGCGCTATGCCTTACTCCTCAATCCCGATACCGAAACTCCGCCGGACACGCTGGCCGCCATGCTGCGCTTCATGGATACGCATTCCGATGCCGGGATGAGCGGCTGCAAGCTGCTTCAGGCCGATGGCTCGCTCGATCTCGCCTGCCGGCGCTCCTTCCCGACGCCGCTGGTCGCCTTCTATCATTTCAGCGGCCTCGGCAAACTTTTCCCGCAGAGTCCGCGTTTCGCCCGCTATAACCTGACCTTCAAAGACCCGGACGGGACCTACGAGGTCGATTCGCTGGTCGGCGCTTTCACGCTGGTGCGCCGCGAAGCCCTCGCCCAGATCGGTCTGATGGACGAGACGTTCTTCATGTATGGCGAAGACATCGACTGGTGCTATCGCGTCAAACATGCCGGCTGGAAGGTGATGTACGTCGGCTCGGAACACATCCTGCATCTCAAAGGCACGGTGGGCCGCAAGAGCGCCAAAGCCCGCTATGAGTTTGCCCGCTCGATGCTGCTGTTTTACCGGAAGCATTACCGCCACGGCACGTCCTTCCCCGTCCATCTGGCGGTTTTGGCGGCGCTGGCCTTCAAGGGCGGGCGCCCGATGTGGGCTGAGATCAGGCATCCGACCCCCTTCCTGCCGACTGCCTACCCCATCGCTCTCGCCTCCGGCGTTTTGCCGACTGGCGTCAGCGGAGGAGACCCCGCGCCGGCTCCGGTTTCGACCATAGGGGCGCCGTCTGCGGTGCCTGTGCCCTCAGACGATCACGATATGCAGCGGATACCCCAATGA
- a CDS encoding undecaprenyl-phosphate glucose phosphotransferase, with translation MTQPTGGNRPPSQPRNGSATPRVVNTQRSARIKRGLAILLVAVDALMLTLGLVLGYETRRMLVDGDPALFPTFDQYLPILALNLGVILLMFYSERLYHQRRTFSRFDMARTIVGVVTLGTVLVSGLQDLFLKNTLFEVDYPRSMFLYVWLYSVLMVVFGRELHRQLTNTLRRRKITADNLLVVGSSKTTADLMASIQQRPELGYNLIGAVDREADPRERVPNIPFLGTYDDLPSIIDRFKIEQVIIALPEGRRTEVPELVMRCQRGRVDIKVLPDIFAYIAGDLNVDDLGGVPLLTVRDIAMRGWKLSAKRGMDILGAIGGIILLSPFMLFTAIMIRRDSPGSVFYTQPRMGLDGRPFPMIKFRSMRIDAEAKGPGWTVENDPRVTKIGKFIRRTNWDEIPQLINILLGHMSIVGPRPERPEWVMKFREQIPRYMERHREKAGLTGWAQVNGLRGDTSISDRTAYDLWYVENWSLWLDIKIIIRTAWQTVTRSSPNAY, from the coding sequence ATGACCCAGCCCACTGGCGGCAACCGGCCGCCTTCCCAGCCCAGAAATGGCAGCGCGACCCCGCGGGTCGTCAATACGCAGCGCTCGGCGCGGATCAAGCGAGGGCTTGCCATCCTGCTGGTGGCGGTCGACGCGCTGATGCTCACGCTGGGGCTGGTGCTGGGGTATGAGACGCGCCGCATGCTCGTTGATGGGGATCCGGCGCTGTTTCCCACCTTTGACCAGTACCTGCCGATCCTCGCGCTGAACCTGGGCGTGATCCTGCTCATGTTTTACAGCGAGCGCCTGTACCATCAGCGCCGCACATTCAGCCGCTTCGACATGGCGCGCACGATTGTGGGTGTGGTCACGCTCGGCACGGTGCTGGTCAGCGGCTTGCAGGATCTGTTCCTCAAAAACACCCTGTTCGAAGTCGACTATCCGCGCTCGATGTTCCTCTATGTCTGGCTGTACAGTGTCCTGATGGTGGTCTTTGGCCGCGAACTGCACCGCCAGCTCACCAATACGCTGCGCCGGCGCAAAATCACCGCCGATAACCTGCTGGTGGTCGGCAGCAGCAAGACCACCGCCGACCTGATGGCCAGCATCCAGCAGCGCCCCGAACTCGGCTATAACCTGATCGGCGCGGTCGACCGGGAAGCCGACCCGCGCGAGCGCGTCCCGAACATCCCGTTTCTCGGCACCTACGATGATCTGCCGTCGATCATCGACCGCTTCAAGATCGAGCAGGTCATCATCGCCCTGCCGGAAGGCCGCCGCACCGAAGTCCCCGAACTGGTCATGCGCTGCCAGCGCGGCCGCGTCGACATCAAAGTGCTGCCGGACATCTTCGCCTATATCGCCGGCGACCTGAATGTCGACGATCTGGGCGGCGTGCCGCTGCTGACCGTGCGGGACATCGCCATGCGCGGCTGGAAGCTGAGCGCCAAACGCGGCATGGATATCCTCGGCGCGATCGGCGGCATCATCCTGCTCTCCCCGTTCATGCTGTTCACCGCCATCATGATCCGCCGCGACTCGCCGGGCAGCGTGTTCTATACGCAGCCCCGCATGGGCCTCGACGGTCGGCCGTTCCCGATGATCAAATTCCGCTCGATGCGCATCGATGCCGAAGCCAAAGGCCCCGGTTGGACCGTGGAGAACGACCCGCGTGTCACCAAAATCGGCAAATTCATCCGCCGCACCAACTGGGACGAGATTCCACAGCTCATTAACATTCTACTGGGCCACATGAGCATCGTCGGCCCGCGCCCGGAACGCCCCGAATGGGTCATGAAGTTCCGCGAGCAGATCCCCAGATACATGGAGCGTCACCGCGAGAAAGCCGGCCTGACCGGCTGGGCGCAGGTCAACGGCCTGCGCGGCGATACGTCGATCAGCGACCGCACGGCTTACGACCTGTGGTACGTCGAAAACTGGTCGCTCTGGCTGGACATCAAGATCATCATCCGTACTGCGTGGCAGACCGTCACCCGCAGCAGCCCGAACGCCTATTAG
- a CDS encoding nucleotide pyrophosphohydrolase, with the protein MPMTLAELTQAMLEFVASKGWLKPDSPHPQTPKNLAVSLVLEASEVLEHFQWADSAADPEALATELADVLLYLMQIAHVHGIDLTSAVMAKLDANHKREW; encoded by the coding sequence GTGCCTATGACCCTCGCCGAACTCACCCAAGCCATGCTCGAATTTGTCGCCTCGAAGGGCTGGCTCAAACCCGACTCACCGCACCCGCAGACGCCGAAGAATCTGGCGGTGTCGCTGGTGCTGGAAGCCTCGGAAGTGCTGGAGCATTTCCAGTGGGCGGACAGCGCCGCCGATCCCGAAGCGCTGGCCACTGAACTGGCCGACGTGCTGCTCTACCTCATGCAGATCGCCCACGTCCACGGCATCGACCTGACCAGCGCGGTCATGGCGAAACTCGACGCCAATCACAAGCGCGAGTGGTAG
- a CDS encoding SDR family oxidoreductase translates to MTHYRTIADLLDLHGKVAVVTGAGKGIGRSTALRLAEAGAAVVISDIDESAAHEAATLITQSNGTVAVIHADISLVADSERIARFAIENFGRLDILVNNAGIFPAAPLLEMSEALWDKVIDINLKGAVFAAQAAAKRMIAGGHGGRIINVASIDALFPTGNLTAYDASKGGLVMITRSLAKELGQYGILVNAVAPGGVNTPGARQGAAAIMGVSADTVDLSQFPVRGVLGRAADPDEMARVVLFLASDLSTYVTGSLIVADGGYLIV, encoded by the coding sequence ATGACCCATTATCGGACAATTGCCGACCTTCTGGACTTGCACGGCAAAGTCGCGGTGGTCACGGGTGCCGGTAAGGGCATCGGACGCAGTACCGCGCTGCGCCTGGCAGAGGCAGGGGCGGCGGTCGTCATCAGCGATATCGACGAATCGGCGGCGCACGAAGCAGCAACGCTGATTACGCAGTCCAATGGCACAGTCGCCGTGATCCATGCCGACATCTCGCTGGTTGCCGACTCTGAGCGGATCGCCCGTTTCGCGATTGAGAATTTCGGCCGGCTGGACATCCTGGTCAACAACGCCGGCATCTTCCCCGCCGCGCCTCTCCTTGAGATGAGCGAAGCGCTGTGGGACAAGGTGATCGACATCAACCTGAAGGGCGCGGTATTCGCCGCGCAGGCCGCCGCCAAGCGGATGATCGCCGGCGGGCATGGTGGGCGCATCATCAATGTTGCGTCGATCGATGCGCTGTTCCCGACCGGCAACCTGACTGCGTACGACGCGTCAAAAGGCGGGCTGGTCATGATCACCCGGTCGCTGGCCAAGGAACTGGGCCAGTACGGTATTCTGGTCAACGCCGTCGCGCCTGGCGGCGTGAATACGCCGGGGGCGCGTCAGGGCGCCGCGGCGATCATGGGTGTGTCCGCCGATACGGTTGATCTCAGCCAGTTCCCGGTGAGGGGTGTGCTGGGCAGGGCCGCCGACCCCGACGAGATGGCACGAGTCGTTCTCTTTCTCGCCAGCGATCTCTCGACGTATGTGACAGGCAGCCTGATCGTTGCCGATGGCGGTTATCTGATCGTCTAG
- a CDS encoding tetratricopeptide repeat protein, whose protein sequence is MTAQTPPARSRLPSRNALRLIVLVIAAGVIGAVLASRPSTDPETLAAQVRQYAQDFQYEDALRTAQDALDIVRSGGYPDEYIAKFHLLRGQMWLMVYEWDYALNDYDTAVELAPDYPEAYYLRGVFYATRTELDLAIADFERVVALDPDGRFVEQARAAIDDLTQQREALGQG, encoded by the coding sequence ATGACCGCCCAGACACCCCCCGCCCGCTCCCGCCTGCCCAGCCGCAATGCCCTGCGGCTGATCGTGCTGGTGATCGCCGCTGGTGTGATCGGTGCGGTTCTCGCCAGCCGCCCCTCGACCGACCCGGAAACGCTGGCCGCGCAGGTGCGCCAGTACGCGCAGGACTTCCAGTACGAGGATGCGCTGCGGACGGCGCAGGATGCGCTGGATATCGTCCGCAGCGGCGGCTACCCGGACGAGTACATCGCCAAGTTCCACCTGCTGCGCGGCCAGATGTGGCTGATGGTCTACGAGTGGGATTACGCGCTCAATGATTACGACACGGCGGTCGAGCTGGCGCCGGACTACCCCGAGGCGTACTATCTGCGCGGCGTGTTTTACGCCACCCGCACCGAGCTCGACCTGGCGATTGCTGATTTCGAACGCGTCGTCGCCCTCGACCCCGACGGGCGGTTCGTGGAACAGGCGCGGGCGGCCATCGACGACTTGACGCAGCAAAGAGAAGCGCTCGGCCAAGGCTAG